CAGGCGCCATTGGCTGGAGAAGCAATCTCCAATTGCCGGCTCGACCCGATTCCGGCGAGCATGTCCTGGAGAGCCGGATACTGGACGATCTCGGTGATTTCTCGGCCCAGGTCCTCCTGCCGGCGAAGGCCCAGAAGGCGCTTGGCCGACTTGTTGAACCAGAGTACGCAGTGGTCGGCATCGAGCAGGACCAGCGCGTCGGGCAGCCGTTCGCCGCCGTCGCGCAGCTGGCGGACCTGCTCGACCAGGTTGCGCCTTCGCCGGCGATTGCCGAGTTGCCGGCGCTGCAACCCGTCGAAGACGGCTTCCCATACGCCGAGGGAAACCGGCGGACGAAACCGGCGGCTGCTGACGACCCAGCGGTACAGCAGAAAAAGGTTGAGGAGATGCCAGCCGAAGTATGCGGCCAATCCCGCGCCGAGAAGCATACCCGTGTGCCCGACGACCACCCCCAACGACAGCAGGACGAGTCCGGCGGCCAGGAGGCATAGGAACTCGTCGCGCCAGGCCTTGAGCATGCCTAATCCCGTGTAGAAAAGCGGTAACCGACTCCGCGCACCGTCTGAATCATCCCGTCATGGCCGTGTGGCTCCAAGGCCTTGCGGAGGTTGCTGACGTGCATGTCGACCGTCCGTTCTCCCACGTGCAGATTCCGTCCCCACACCAGATCCAGCAGTTGCCCTCGGCTATAGACGCGGTCGGGGTGGGTCATGAACAGGTGCAGCAGCCTGAACTCGGTGCGCCCCAGTTCGAGACTCTGATCCGTGGCAAAAACCCGGTGGCTCCTGGGATCGAGGATCAATCCGCCGACCTTTACCAAGGCATCCGTCGCCTCGGGCCGAGATCTACGCAAGACCGCTTCGATCCGGGCAACCAGTTCCCCGTCAGCGAAAGGCTTGGTGATGTAGTCATCGGCCGCCAGCTTGAGCGCGCGGATCTTGTCTTCCTGGGCATCGCGGGCGGTCAGCATGATGATCGGTATGCTGCGGGTGCTGTCATCCTTCTTCAGATGCCGGGCGAAGTCGATTCCCGACTGTCCCGGCAGCATCCAGTCGAGCAAGATCAGGTCGGGCGTTTCTCGGATCAGCTCTTCTTCGGCTTGGTTCGTATCGGCGACCCCGACACACGAGAACCCCGCCCGAGACAGGGTAAAATCTACCATCTCGCGTATCGCGGCCTCGTCTTCTACCAGGAGGATCTTGCCGCTCACGTTTCCTTCTCCCCCAAACACCCTGCCGCGGCCCCGATTGGCCCCACCGATCCTAGTCGGGACGCTGCTCGCCCCTTGTTCTCCGGTCTTGGCTGGGCACCGATCCCAGCCAGACGAACAAACATTAGCCTAAATCAGATGCATAGAGCCCGCCCCTTCCCTCCGCATTGACTTAGCGCAAGAATTTGGGGCTCTCGGCCGGATCGGCGCAGATGCAATCAGGCGATGAAGCCGGCGTGGACCGGATAATTGATCCAGGTCATGGATGCGCGAACACCGGTCCGCGAGCATTGCAGTTGGGCCGGCCCGGAACACCGGAAGCTCTAAGCCTCGGCAACCCGCCCTCCCGGACCGGCCCCGAACGAGAGAACAGAGGGCGAGCGGCTCGAGACAGGACGCCGAAGGACCATGCGCAAGACAGCCGACAACACCCAGGTTTCGGCAGGCGGCGGGAACGAACCTCTGCCGGATCCGGTCGAGCTGATCCTGCAAGATCACGATCGGCAATTGGAGATCTGCAGCACTCTGGAGGCGCTCATCAGCGCATCGAAACCCGAGCCGGTCGCCGACTGGGCCGCGTCGGTCCTCGATTACCTGACCAATGACCTGCCGCTGCACGTAGAGGACGAGGAGCTCGATCTCTTCCCCAGGCTAGGCTCGCGGCAACCGCCGGAAAGCAACCTTCGTGACATTCTCGACCAGCTCATCCTCGAGCACGAATCCGACAACGGTCTTGCAGACCTGATCGTCAAGGATCTGCGGGCGATCGCCGATGGCGGCTCTCCCGCCGATCCGGCTCGGTTCCAATGGAACGTCGGCGCCTTCTGTGCCATGCAACGGCGCCACTTGAACTGGGAAAACCGCATGGTGCTTCCCCTGGCCGAGGCGCTGCTGACCAACGAGGACAAGCGGGACCTGGCGCGACGCATGATCGCCCGTCGCAGCGCCTCCGATCAGTCTTGAAACTTTACCCGGCCTTCAAGATCAGGGATCTGGCGCGCCTGGAGCGGTCCCGGGTTCGGAGGGGCCATCCCGCGAACCGCAAACATGTCCTCCGAAACACCATCCGCCCCACCTAGAGCGGATCATGTTTAGATGGAACCACTGCGTGGTTGCCAACAAAACATGTGAATCCGCTCTACATCCTAGGTTTAGAGCAGATTCACCGGGTCTGATGGATCGCCTCCGGCGATTCAGTCAAACCCGGATCTGCTCTTGGAAAACACCTCGTGTGGTTGGGCGGTCAGCTTCGCGGAAAGTGTACTGACAATGGCGTCCATTGCGTCGCGAATGACCTGTTCCCGGTAATTGCTGGCGATGATGGGGATCTGCTGGCGGTCGGCCTCGGACAGCAGATAATACTGGAGGCGCCAGATCGAATCGAAGTGCGTCAGATAACGCTCTGCGCGACGTTGATCGACCTTTTCCCCCCGTCCCCTGAAGCGGTCCCTCAGCCGTTCCTTATTGAGCACCGCCAGCATGAGGGGGATTACGATCACATCGCTTCGGTCCGGCACCATCTCGACCATAGCGTGATGGACGTGGACACCCTCGATAATCAATGACGATTCCTCTCGCAGGGAGCGCTTGATGACGGCCTCGCAAGGTACCGTCAGCAACTCGGCCTGCGTCCGGTAGCCGTCTATCAGGAGCGACGCCTGACCCTTGCCTGACTGCCCCGCACCGGGCAGAGCCTGCCATGCGTCATAGGAGGACCGGTGCAGCACCGGGGCCAGCCGCTCGGGGATCATCATCCGCATCACTTCCCGAAGCAGATCGGACGACTGTATCCGCACGACTTGAAGGCGCTGAGCGATCTCGGTCGCCAGGGCGCTCTTCCCCGTTCCTGGAGCGCCACCGACCAGTATCACGATCGGTCGCTCACGCTTCAGGAACTTGACCAGCACGAGATAGCGGCGAGCCGTCTCGGAGCCAAGCTTCAATCGGAGGTAGCGATAGGTGAGAAAACCCAGCTCACTCGACTCTATCTCCTTCACGCTCTTGTCCATGAGATGCGTGAAGATCGACGAGGTGACGGCTGTCGATTCCTCATACGAGAGGCCACTCGACTCCAGGATCCGGCGGTGCTGCTCGCGCGAGAACTGCGTCAGCTCACCCTCGGAATCGCGGACCAGGAGCGTGCCCGGCATGGCCGCCGGTCGCTCGTAGCGCTGCACGGCGCCGGAGCCGTAGTCCGAGATCAATCGCAGCACGACTTCACGAAGTTCCTCGGTGGTAACCTCGTCCCGCTCCGCCAACTGTTCTCGTACTTCAGAGGCCACGGCATACGCCTCGTCGAAAGTCAAACCGGCGTGTTGGAGTGAGCTGGTGAGAATCCCTCTCAGGAAGGGCGTCTTCCCCTGCTCCTCATGCGGGTCTATCACAAAGGTCTTTACCATTTGTAAATGCTAGTGTTTGGGGTGATTCAGACAGGAAGCGATCGGTCGGCAGGGAGCAGGTCCCGGCACCGGCTTCAGGGTCAGAAGTCTCATTATGCCACGTTCGGCCCGCAAAGACCCACACGATTGTTCTGCCGTTTGGATCTGCGGTCCGTCAAGAGGCAAGCAAGGCCGCTCTCAGTCCTCTTCGGTCGACCACCCGACGGCTTTGACGACCTGTTTTTGAAGCATTTCTTGCCGCCACTTGAGGTCACCGAGCACGCCTTTCACGACGTCCACGATGCTGACGATACCCACGAGTTCATCCCCCTCGTAGACCGGCAGGTGTCGGATGCGTTCCGCCAGCATCTTCTCCATCAGCTCTTGGGTACTGCTGTCGGGACGGCAGGTTACCACGGAGCGGCTCATGAGGTCGGCGGCCGACTTGCTCAGCGCACCGGCCCCCTCCTCGGCGACTTCACGGACAATATCCCGTTCGGAGACGATGCCTAGCATCTTGCCGTCACGCCCCCTGACCAAGACGGCACCGATCCCCTCTTGCTTGAGAGTACCCGCCACGTCGCAAACGCTAGCCTCGGGATGCATCGCGACCACCCGGTCGCCCTTCGATTCCAGGATGTCCGAAACCTGCATGAGAAACCTCCCTGTTCACCCTCCTGTCGACCTCGCCCGACCGCGTCTCGGGCGAGGCAACGGTGCCAGCTACAGCCTCGCGATGGAGGGTCGGATAAGCAAGTCCTGCTCAGCGCACGCTGCGCCGGGCAATGGCCCGCGGTTTGAGGCGGCGCAGGCGCGTGGCCTTGGAATGCCGCTTTTCGGCCGCCTTCACCAGAGCCATCTGGCACCCGGTGCTCTCCGAACCGGCGCCGCTCGGTTGGCGCTGAACGTAGCTGCCGTCCGGCCTCATGTCCCAGACGTTGCGCTGGTCGCCCAACTGGACATCGAACAACTTTTTCAGTTCCTCGCGCGCACCTGGGTCTTCGATGGGTGCGACCAGTTCGACCCTGCGCTCCAGATTGCGGCGCATGAGATCGGCGGACCCGATATAGTACTCCTCCTCGCCGCCGTTCTGGAAATAATAAATCCGGGCATGTTCGAGGAAGCGTCCGAGCACGCTGATGACCGAGACATTCTCCGACAATTCCGGCACGCCGGGACGAAGGCGGCAGGTGTCGCGTACGATCAGCTCGACCTTCACGCCGGCCCGGGAGGCCCGGTAGAGCGCGGCGGTGATATCCGCGTCCTCCAGCGCATTCGTCTTCAAGCGAATCAAGCCGGGCTTCTCGTTCGAGTGTACGGCAACCTCTCGCTCGATCTTCGACAGCATGGCTTTCTTGAGGAACTTGGGCGCGGTCAGCAGCTTCCTGTAGTGGCGCGACGGCTTACACCCGCTGGTGAGGTAGTTGAACATTTCGGTCAAGTCGTGACCGATGTCGTCATCGCAGGTAAGCAGGCCCAGGTCCGAATAGAGGCGCGCGGTGCCCGCATGGTAGTTGCCCGTGCCGATGTGCGCGTAGCGGCGCAGACCCGCATAGTCCTGGCGCACCACGAGGATAGCCTTGGCGTGGGTCTTGAGACCCACGACCCCGTAGGTGACGTGAATCCCGGCGTCCTCCAAGCGGCTGGCCCAGCGGATGTTGGCGGCCTCGTCGAAACGGGCCTTGAGCTCGACGGCGACCGCGACCTGTTTGCCGTTGCGCGCCGCTTCTATCAGGTATTCGAGAATTTCCGTATCGGCGGAGGTCCGGTAGAGCGTCATCTTGATCGCCCGTACCTTCGGATCTCGGCTCGCCTCGCGCACGAAACGCTCGACGGATGCGGCGAAGGACTCGTAGGGAAACTGCAGCAGGATCGAGCCGGCTTCCCGAACAATATGGAAAATGTTCCGCGACTCCTGGAGCCTGACATTGGTGATCGGGTGGTGGTCCGGATCGTGGAGCTCCGTCGCTTCGATACCCACCAACGCCATCAGGTCGCGCATGCCGAGCAGGACATCGGACTCGAAGACATCCGCGACCTCGTCCAGACCGAGCTCCGCCGCCAACATGCCCCGGCGCACCGGATCCATGTTCTGCTGGATCTCCAGGCGCACGAAAGGCGCGAACTTCCGGTACCTGAGCTCTGTCTCGATCATGCTGAGGAGATCTTCGGCCTGCTCTTCGTCCAACTCGGTGTTGGCGTTGCGCGTCACTCGAAAGACCTCGCAGGACTCGATCTCCATCTCCGGGAACAGGAGGTCCAGGTTGTGCGCCATGACCTCCTCGAGCGGAACGAAGCGATGACCCCCATCGAAACAGAGGAAACGCGGCACCCCCGAACCGAGCGGAACCTTGATGCGGTTCATCATCGGCTCTTCTTCGTCGCGGTAACGCAGCGTCACCAAGAGGTTCAGCGAGAGGTTCGAGATGAAGGGAAAGGGATGCGCCGGATCCATGGCCAGCGGTGTAACCAGCGGCAGTATGTTGTCTCGGTACTGTCGGCGCACCTCTTCCTTCTGTGGTTCGGTGAGCCGGTCGTAGGAGGCAACGACGATATCCTCGCGCTCCAGGCTCTTCAGCAGGTCCAAATAGGCTTGCCGCATCCTGGGCTGCATCTCCTTGACGGCCTCGGCGCAGGCCTCGATCTGCTCCTGCGGCGAACGGCCATCGACGCTCAGCTGGTGAACGTTGGCGGCGACTTGCTGCTTGAGTCCGCCAACCCGCTTCATGAAGAACTCGTCCAGGTTGGAGCTGGCGATCGCCAGGAACTTGGCGCGCTCGAGCAAGGGATTGCGCTCGTCTTGGGCCTCGTTCAGCACCCGGCTGTTGAAGTTGAGCCAAGTCAACTCCCGATTCAGATAGAGGCCCGGATCCCCGAGATCGATCTCTTCACCTGCTTTCGCAATCGGGGCTTCGGGCTCGGTCACGGCGGGTTCCTGCGTCACAGCAGCACCCGGCGCCCCAGCCGCGGCCGGGCCGCGAGACTGTAGGGCGCTGGTCAGACTCGCGGGTCCGGCGCGACGAGGCTTGGCTTTGGCATCGCCATGAACGACTGCGAGCTGACGAATCGCGGACGAGCCGTGCCGAGGCACGGTAGGCGTACATGGTGCCTTGGGCACGCCCTTTGACGCGCTCGACCGCCGCGGGCTCCGCGCGGCCTTCCGGGCAGTGGTCGGAGACGGTGATGGTTCAGCCTGTGGGTCCTTGACGGGATTCGATGGCTTTGTCTTCGCCGCCTTTGCCACTTCCGGCGCGCAAGGTGATGCATCCTCGCTGGTGCGCGATGCCGTTTCCGGTTGTTCCGCCATGGTTCTCCCCACGCCTTTCCTTAGAAATCATTGTTGATTTCGGCATGCGCCTCCGGGCTTACCCCGAAGACAGCCGAATCTGTTGCCCTCAACCTTATCCAAACATTCAAATTCACGCGCTTCAGCCTTCGACCGCATTGATGTAGCTCAATCTTGCGGCGCTTCGAGTCGCGGAGGGGCCGGTCAGAGCGCCCGGAGACCGCTTCTCGTCCACAGTCCGCGTTCGTTCGGGATCACGGCGTGACCCAGAGCGAATCGCGAGCGCGGGCCGCAATGGTCATGCGGCCTGAGAGATGCCTGGAACAGGCTCCTCGATCCAGCCCATGCGCGCGATCTTGCGGCACAGCCGGTAGATGCGGCTGAGGTTCTCGATGATCTCCATCTCGCGGGTGAAGGTCTCGAGCCGGTTGGGCTCGTCCGCGACGAGGCGGCCGACCTGGTGCCGGGCGGTCGATTCCGCCAGGTCCGACATCTCCTTCTTCATCACCTTGACCGACAAGGCAGCCTCCCGGTCTTC
Above is a genomic segment from Kiloniellales bacterium containing:
- a CDS encoding zeta toxin family protein, with protein sequence MVKTFVIDPHEEQGKTPFLRGILTSSLQHAGLTFDEAYAVASEVREQLAERDEVTTEELREVVLRLISDYGSGAVQRYERPAAMPGTLLVRDSEGELTQFSREQHRRILESSGLSYEESTAVTSSIFTHLMDKSVKEIESSELGFLTYRYLRLKLGSETARRYLVLVKFLKRERPIVILVGGAPGTGKSALATEIAQRLQVVRIQSSDLLREVMRMMIPERLAPVLHRSSYDAWQALPGAGQSGKGQASLLIDGYRTQAELLTVPCEAVIKRSLREESSLIIEGVHVHHAMVEMVPDRSDVIVIPLMLAVLNKERLRDRFRGRGEKVDQRRAERYLTHFDSIWRLQYYLLSEADRQQIPIIASNYREQVIRDAMDAIVSTLSAKLTAQPHEVFSKSRSGFD
- a CDS encoding CBS domain-containing protein, producing the protein MQVSDILESKGDRVVAMHPEASVCDVAGTLKQEGIGAVLVRGRDGKMLGIVSERDIVREVAEEGAGALSKSAADLMSRSVVTCRPDSSTQELMEKMLAERIRHLPVYEGDELVGIVSIVDVVKGVLGDLKWRQEMLQKQVVKAVGWSTEED
- the ppk1 gene encoding polyphosphate kinase 1; this translates as MTEPEAPIAKAGEEIDLGDPGLYLNRELTWLNFNSRVLNEAQDERNPLLERAKFLAIASSNLDEFFMKRVGGLKQQVAANVHQLSVDGRSPQEQIEACAEAVKEMQPRMRQAYLDLLKSLEREDIVVASYDRLTEPQKEEVRRQYRDNILPLVTPLAMDPAHPFPFISNLSLNLLVTLRYRDEEEPMMNRIKVPLGSGVPRFLCFDGGHRFVPLEEVMAHNLDLLFPEMEIESCEVFRVTRNANTELDEEQAEDLLSMIETELRYRKFAPFVRLEIQQNMDPVRRGMLAAELGLDEVADVFESDVLLGMRDLMALVGIEATELHDPDHHPITNVRLQESRNIFHIVREAGSILLQFPYESFAASVERFVREASRDPKVRAIKMTLYRTSADTEILEYLIEAARNGKQVAVAVELKARFDEAANIRWASRLEDAGIHVTYGVVGLKTHAKAILVVRQDYAGLRRYAHIGTGNYHAGTARLYSDLGLLTCDDDIGHDLTEMFNYLTSGCKPSRHYRKLLTAPKFLKKAMLSKIEREVAVHSNEKPGLIRLKTNALEDADITAALYRASRAGVKVELIVRDTCRLRPGVPELSENVSVISVLGRFLEHARIYYFQNGGEEEYYIGSADLMRRNLERRVELVAPIEDPGAREELKKLFDVQLGDQRNVWDMRPDGSYVQRQPSGAGSESTGCQMALVKAAEKRHSKATRLRRLKPRAIARRSVR
- the phoB gene encoding phosphate regulon transcriptional regulator PhoB; translated protein: MSGKILLVEDEAAIREMVDFTLSRAGFSCVGVADTNQAEEELIRETPDLILLDWMLPGQSGIDFARHLKKDDSTRSIPIIMLTARDAQEDKIRALKLAADDYITKPFADGELVARIEAVLRRSRPEATDALVKVGGLILDPRSHRVFATDQSLELGRTEFRLLHLFMTHPDRVYSRGQLLDLVWGRNLHVGERTVDMHVSNLRKALEPHGHDGMIQTVRGVGYRFSTRD
- a CDS encoding hemerythrin domain-containing protein, whose protein sequence is MRKTADNTQVSAGGGNEPLPDPVELILQDHDRQLEICSTLEALISASKPEPVADWAASVLDYLTNDLPLHVEDEELDLFPRLGSRQPPESNLRDILDQLILEHESDNGLADLIVKDLRAIADGGSPADPARFQWNVGAFCAMQRRHLNWENRMVLPLAEALLTNEDKRDLARRMIARRSASDQS